CGGACAGTGCCGCTTGCTCcgcaggaggaggtggtggtgagTCAATGGGGGAGTTCGTGGGGAACCAGTTTGTAGTGGGAGCCGCAAGATGGACAGCGCTGGGCCTCACCCTCGTGGAGCCAGAACCAGACCACGGCCGTGTTGTCCTCCTCACCTGCACACAGGAAACTGGGTGAGAGCGGTGCCACCTGTACGTCACACGCACGCTCAGGTTTCCCCAGTGAGGATTATGCCCCGCCCATCTTTGAGCCTGGGGCAAAGTTTAACCCTCGCCTGAGAAAGCCGTGGCCGACACTCACACACGCttacaaacaggaaacaacaactCACACACGCATCCCACAATCCTTTTGTTCGTGATGGAGGGAACCAGGTGGGGGTCAGCCTTGGAGCCTGCATAGTGCTTTGGCTTCATCATGTTGAAGGGGTCCTACAGGAGGGGGAGGAGTCAGGTGAGTCAGGGCGTGACAGTATTCAACATCAGTTTCATTTCAAAATTCATTGTTCATCAAGAACGATTCACACGACTCAGAGGCtgacctcagatcagctgaGGCTGAGCTGCAGACAGAAtaatttatattaatatttgaAAATGAGCCGAGCAGCGAATATACCACAAAATAATTATTAATCATTAATAAAAAGGCAAAACATAGAAAACTAATGTCAATCAAATAACTGctatatgaaaataaacaaataatcgAGAATACATTAACAAATATTAATACAAACTTAAACAAGCccaaaaatactaaaaataaatattatgagTAACAAAATCAGTAACTactcaaaataaaaatgttttatagtTTTGCTGAAATATGTCGACACACCGACAGCTTGAGTCTTCTCGTTTCTCCTCAGATTTGATGTTTAATGATTTTAATCTTGATTTAATTTCTGGTCTGTGTGAAATAGTGTTAAGATGAATCCACATCACGCTCTTCTTTTTctactgctgtttttttttttttaaaaacactatgtttttcatgtttctggAGCACATGATGTCAGAATTCCTGTGCGTCGGTCTTACCTCGCCCTGTTTCATGGCCTTCATGATGACCTTTTCCAGCCCggtggcctgctcctcatcagTGGGAATCCCTGTGAACAGCACAGTGTGATTAAGAGCTTCAAAGCAAACGCTGTTCATCAGAACTGGCTAATGTGTGGACTCCCTGTGGGTCACATGACTACAGTACACGTTATTACAGGTTCTTATGACCTCAGTGAGTTGCTGAGTTTGTGAAACCTAAAGCAGCACGGGTTTCtctcacagacatgaaaacatctCAGTGTAAAACTGAAATGTTTGATCTGATGTTTTCATTCACGTCACTCTGATTCACTTCATTGATCATCGTCAGTCATGGTCACACACAGCAACTTAAAAATGCATTGATCACTGCCTTTAGCTGTTCCAGACTACATACAAATTATTCAGGTTTCTGGGAAACTCTGCAAGTTAAAATGCTATGTTTATCGATACCATTACAATCTTACTGATCACTTCGATCGGCAAACCAGACCAATGACAACTTCCGTTACTCTCTCATGTGTTTAATCTTCATACCGACGAGACGTTCAAGGACCTTCATGGAGAAGGTTAAAATATGACACGTTAATTGTTTcagatataaaatatattttaggtTTTAAATCTCACCGTATTGACCGTCGTGATTACTAAATTCTGATATATTAAGACTTTTTAAATCTACAAGTCAAACAATCAGCCAACACACGGTTTTTAATAAATCGCAGGATATTAACATG
The Maylandia zebra isolate NMK-2024a linkage group LG7, Mzebra_GT3a, whole genome shotgun sequence DNA segment above includes these coding regions:
- the cox5ba gene encoding cytochrome c oxidase subunit 5B, mitochondrial, whose translation is MAARLLLRSAVRAAAACRSARTPALSRGMAAGGIPTDEEQATGLEKVIMKAMKQGEDPFNMMKPKHYAGSKADPHLVPSITNKRIVGCVCEEDNTAVVWFWLHEGEAQRCPSCGSHYKLVPHELPH